TTTAAAGGCCATTGAGAATGATGATGTAGACGTGGATGAACTGACCCAGAAGGTACAGCGCTCCTCTGAACTCATAAAACTGTGCAAGCAGAAACTCCGCTCCGCCGAAGACGCCATCAACCAAGTCTTCAAAGACATCAACTGCGATACTCCAGAAACGGAGTAAGCCTTCGTTTTTGCTTGTTTTCACCAAAACAGGCTAAAAACGAAAAGGGCAGCTACTTGCGTAGCTGCCCTTTTTATGCGGTAAGCTTTTTGATCTTCTACAAATGGATGATAGGATCAGCTTTGCCGTCTGGGTCGCCTTTCACATAGCCACTGATGGTAGGCTTGCCACCGGTCACCAGCATAACGCCCGCAGCATGCGGGGTAGCCATTGAAGTACCACTGATGGTATTGTAGCCACCGGCTTTCCAGGTAGATTTAATGCTCACACCGGGTGCACACCAGTCCACGTGGGTACCGTAGTTAGAAAACGAAGCCCATGTATCTGTGTTGTTCATGGCAGAGATGGTGTAGATGTTGGCACCTTCGGCGCGGGCCGGAGAGTGGTTGTCTGCATCATCAGTCTCATTGCCAGCGGCCAGGCAGAAGATAACACCGCCTTTAGCTGCGTTTACTACTGCATTGTCCAGGGTGGTAGACACGCCACCGCCCAGGCTCATGTTGGCCACGTCGCCAGGCTTGCCGTTGGTGCCCACGTAATCAATACCAGCAATCACGCCTGAAGTAGACCCGCTGCCTCTGGAGTTCAATACTTTCACTGCTACTACGGTAGCATTGTAAGCCACGCCGATGACGCCAATTGTGTTGTTCTTGGCGGCAATGGTACCTGCTACGTGAGAGCCGTGTCCGTTGCCGTCATCTGCGCTGTTGGCATCTGTACCAGAAGTGATAAACGTACGGCTGCGGTTTACATCTACGTTCAGGTCTGGATGGTCCAGGTCAATGCCAGAGTCAATCACCCAGGCAGTCTTGCCAGTGCCGTCTGCAGAACCCACGCGGGTAATGCCGTACGGCTTCTCCTGAATTGGTTGTGTAGTTCCGCCGCCGCCCGGTTTGCCCAGGCTGATCACTTTATCTTGTTCAATATAGGCAACGCGTGGGTCGCGGCGCAGCTTTTCTACCTCGGCCTCAGAAAGGTCGGCAGAGAAGCCTTCCAATACTTTGCCATAGGCATGGCCCAGAGCCTGTTCAGCAATACCACGCTCCCGCAGAATCTGCTGGCCGCGGCTGCGAGCCTGGCTTTGGCGCTGGGCATACGTAGCCTGCTCTGGCATACGACGGTTGTTGTCCTTTTTCAAAACCACAATGTACTTACCGGCAATAGGCGTACCCTGTACTGCGGCACTGGCCGTAGCGTCTAGAGGGGTAACGGCTTCTTCAGGGCTTTCGCAGCTTTGGAACGTGCATGCAAGAAGGGCGGCACCCAACATCATTTTGGTGGGGGACACAAAAGAGAAGTTCTTTTTCATACAATAGAGTGTTTGTTAGAAAGATGGATGAATGAAAGCGTTGCCCTGATAAAGAGCAGCTCCAAATTATGTAAAACAAACTTTAATAGACACCCCAAAAACATGTATCTTTAAATTATTTAACTCGTACACAACCTGTTACACTTCATCATTACCGTCTACAGCCATTTTTCAAGACGATTTTCTCCCCTGCTTTTTCTTGCCTAAGAGTACCGCAATGGCTAGTTTTGACTTACCAGTACCCTTAGCTACGCTCAAAAATATGCGCACTTCTTTTCTGAGGTTTGTCTTAGCCTTCACGCTTGCGGGCGTAAGCGCCTTCTCGTTTTCTGCCTGCCACCGCAAAGTCCCAGAAACGCCGGCCCCGG
The nucleotide sequence above comes from Nibribacter ruber. Encoded proteins:
- the xseB gene encoding exodeoxyribonuclease VII small subunit; translated protein: MSTLTYKQATQELEAILKAIENDDVDVDELTQKVQRSSELIKLCKQKLRSAEDAINQVFKDINCDTPETE
- a CDS encoding S8 family peptidase — its product is MKKNFSFVSPTKMMLGAALLACTFQSCESPEEAVTPLDATASAAVQGTPIAGKYIVVLKKDNNRRMPEQATYAQRQSQARSRGQQILRERGIAEQALGHAYGKVLEGFSADLSEAEVEKLRRDPRVAYIEQDKVISLGKPGGGGTTQPIQEKPYGITRVGSADGTGKTAWVIDSGIDLDHPDLNVDVNRSRTFITSGTDANSADDGNGHGSHVAGTIAAKNNTIGVIGVAYNATVVAVKVLNSRGSGSTSGVIAGIDYVGTNGKPGDVANMSLGGGVSTTLDNAVVNAAKGGVIFCLAAGNETDDADNHSPARAEGANIYTISAMNNTDTWASFSNYGTHVDWCAPGVSIKSTWKAGGYNTISGTSMATPHAAGVMLVTGGKPTISGYVKGDPDGKADPIIHL